One window from the genome of Diospyros lotus cultivar Yz01 chromosome 11, ASM1463336v1, whole genome shotgun sequence encodes:
- the LOC127812838 gene encoding uncharacterized protein LOC127812838, translating into MAFLCGITSFARLMINFAVYISMIYYSANPSGCYHLVLLVTALSLSSFLDNGSGGEQLWRTVKPNSNLSSLNQQRVFDQCQPRTKAQQCLLTGYSTLFFPDSAFGVLDLGSDVLFNATLRIKLFLDLPYLRMYGSRSCLGCCTKPPLIIAVDEPSKGLRIRGQTVKKPNILEDFWSTSSLEMDNSAVQSQRSVSSMSTSNPPLDPHNSVGSTSNPTEFVNHGLLLWNQTRQQWIGNKSSQNRPQTRETKLSRNASYDSLLGTNKPFGQTIPLSEMVEFLVDVWEQEGLYD; encoded by the exons ATGGCTTTTCTCTGTGGGATCACTAGCTTTGCAAGATTGATGATAAATTTTGCTGTTTATATAAGCATGATTTACTACTCAGCTAATCCCAG cgGCTGCTACCACCTAGTCTTGCTTGTtacggctctctctctctcttcttttctcgaTAATGGAAGTGGTGGAGAGCAACTGTGGAGAACAGTGAAGCCGAACTCGAACCTATCTTCGCTCAATCAGCAGAGAGTGTTTGATCAGTGTCAACCAAGAACCAAGGCCCAACAATGTTTATTGACAG GGTATTCAACTCTCTTCTTCCCCGATTCGGCGTTCGGCGTTTTGGATCTGGGTTCTGACGTTTTATTTAATGCAACTTTGCGAATCAAACTGTTCTTGGATCTGCCATATCTTCGCATGTATGGG AGCAGAAGTTGTCTTGGTTGTTGTACTAAGCCTCCACTGATAATTGCTGTGGATGAGCCATCCAAGGGACTGAGAATTCGAGGCCAAACAGTTAAAAAACCAAACATTTTAGAGGATTTCTGGAGCACCAGCAGTCTTGAGATGGACAATAGTGCAGTTCAGTCCCAGAGAAGTGTTTCCTCGATGAGCACATCAAATCCACCCCTAGATCCACATAACAGTGTTGGCAGCACGAGCAACCCTACTGAATTTGTAAACCATG GTCttcttctttggaatcagaCAAGGCAGCAATGGATTGGAAATAAGAGTTCTCAGAACCGCCCACAAACCAGGGAAACCAAACTAAG CCGGAATGCTTCTTATGATAGCTTACTTGGGACCAACAAACCTTTCGGCCAGACCATCCCTCTCTCT GAAATGGTGGAATTTCTAGTCGATGTCTGGGAACAGGAGGGATTGTATGATTGA
- the LOC127812616 gene encoding EIN3-binding F-box protein 1, translated as MQQLVGYSGEGNFFPGASIYPNRKESNAFLSRDRHVDVFFPSKRSRISAPIVFSEENFEEKQPVSIDVLPDECLFEVFRRLPGGEERSTCACVSKRWLMLLSSICNDEICSKKATQSLKTDAKTNSSDKDEPLASVKSDDGAGSDGDIVEGEGEDQEIENCGYLSRCLEGKKATDVGLAAMAIGTGSCGGLGKLSVRGTSSACGLTDLGLRAIARCCPSLRVLSLWNVSSIGDEGLCEIAKGCHLLEKLDLCHCPGISDKALLAVAKNCPNLTTLTIESCSKIGNGSLQAVGSCCRNLKTISIKNCPLVGDQGIAGLLSSAGPWLTNLKLQVLNISDMSLAVIGHYGKAITDLVFNGLQNVTERGFWVMGNAQGLQKLRSLTVSSCGGVTDLGLEAVGKCCPNLKQVCLRRCAFLSDNGLASFSRAAMSLESLQLEECHRITQSGFFGVLLNCVGKLKTLSLANCLGFKDFACGFPPMSSCTSLRSLSICNCPGFGNVSMAMLGRLCPQLERIQLNELHGISDEGLLPLLEGNEAGLLKVNLSGCINLTDKVVSVIAKLHGLTLEQLNLDGCKYITDASLVAIANSCLFLSELDISKCAITDSGIAALAGAVQLNLQILSVSGCSYISKKSLPALANLGRTLVGLNIQHCAAISSSMVDVLVERLWRCDILS; from the exons ATGCAGCAACTCGTCGGTTACAGTG GAGAGGGTAATTTTTTCCCTGGGGCGTCAATTTACCCAAATCGTAAGGAATCAAATGCTTTTTTGTCCCGTGATCGTCATGTGGATGTCTTTTTTCCTAGCAAGAGGTCTCGCATCAGTGCACCGATTGTGTTcagtgaagaaaattttgaggagAAGCAGCCTGTCTCCATTGATGTGCTTCCTGATGAATGCCTCTTTGAGGTCTTCAGACGGCTCCCTGGAGGTGAAGAGAGAAGCACCTGTGCTTGTGTTTCCAAGCGCTGGCTTATGCTTTTGAGCAGCATATGTAATGATGAGATTTGCAGCAAGAAAGCCACTCAATCCTTGAAGACTGATGCAAAAACAAATTCCAGTGATAAAGATGAGCCACTGGCAAGTGTAAAAAGTGATGATGGTGCTGGTTCTGATGGTGATATAGTTGAAGGTGAAGgagaagatcaagagatagagaATTGTGGATACCTTTCCAGATGTCTGGAGGGGAAGAAAGCTACAGATGTAGGACTTGCAGCTATGGCTATTGGAACTGGTTCCTGTGGCGGGTTGGGCAAGCTTTCTGTTCGAGGAACCAGTTCTGCATGTGGATTAACTGACCTTGGTCTCAGGGCAATTGCGCGTTGCTGCCCTTCACTAAGGGTTCTTTCTCTGTGGAATGTATCATCCATTGGTGATGAAGGCTTATGTGAGATTGCTAAAGGCTGTCATCTCTTAGAGAAGCTTGATCTTTGCCACTGCCCAGGAATTTCAGACAAGGCTTTACTGGCAGTTGCAAAGAATTGCCCTAATCTGACCACTCTAACAATTGAGTCTTGTTCCAAAATTGGGAATGGAAGCCTGCAAGCTGTTGGTAGTTGCTGCCGCAATTTGAAGACTATTTCAATAAAAAACTGCCCGCTTGTTGGAGATCAAGGAATTGCTGGTCTCTTGTCATCAGCTGGTCCATGGCTGACAAATTTGAAGCTTCAGGTTTTGAACATCAGTGATATGTCTCTTGCCGTTATTGGACATTATGGCAAGGCAATTACTGATCTAGTCTTTAATGGCCTCCAAAATGTGACTGAGAGGGGCTTCTGGGTTATGGGTAATGCTCAGGGTTTGCAGAAGTTGAGGTCCCTTACTGTTTCCTCCTGTGGAGGAGTTACTGACTTGGGGCTTGAGGCTGTGGGTAAATGCTGTCCAAATCTAAAGCAGGTTTGCCTTCGTAGATGTGCTTTCTTGTCAGACAATGGGTTGGCATCTTTTTCTAGAGCTGCTATGTCTCTTGAGAGCCTGCAGTTGGAGGAATGCCACAGGATTACTCAGTCAGGGTTTTTTGGTGTTCTTTTGAACTGTGTTGGAAAATTGAAGACTCTTTCTCTGGCAAACTGTTTGGGATTTAAGGACTTTGCTTGTGGATTTCCTCCAATGTCATCTTGCACATCCCTGCGATCCTTATCCATTTGTAACTGCCCTGGATTTGGCAATGTTAGCATGGCAATGTTGGGCAGGTTGTGCCCGCAACTGGAGCGGATTCAACTGAATGAACTTCATGGGATATCAGATGAGGGGCTTCTCCCTCTCCTTGAAGGAAACGAGGCCGGTTTATTGAAAGTTAACCTCAGTGGCTGTATAAATTTGACAGACAAGGTGGTTTCTGTCATTGCCAAATTGCATGGACTCACTCTTGAACAGCTGAATCTTGATGGATGCAAGTATATTACCGATGCCAGCTTGGTGGCGATTGCCAATAGTTGCCTCTTTCTAAGTGAACTTGACATTTCTAAGTGTGCAATTACTGATTCTGGCATAGCAGCCTTGGCTGGTGCAGTTCAGCTCAATTTGCAGATACTTTCTGTGTCAGGTTGCTCTTACATATCAAAGAAGAGCTTGCCTGCCTTGGCCAATTTGGGCAGGACTCTTGTGGGGCTGAACATCCAGCACTGCGCTGCAATAAGCAGCAGCATGGTTGATGTGCTCGTGGAGAGACTCTGGCGATGCGATATCCTTTCATAA
- the LOC127813382 gene encoding pentatricopeptide repeat-containing protein At5g15010, mitochondrial — protein MMWGGFRRRFTKTILSVKLRAADVNPKSVNPIQFQFQCANSIAALNLTPCSATGIVTSPLRSPLFAISLSSFSSLINENQIAASFKSYDQSEVDDNTEASEDDCSDDGLDVKFGQDIAIVLKILQEPGRRIFKVRNRLEQCSITASYELVVEVLSRVRNDWEAAFTFFLWAAKQPDYAHSLRAYHSMISILAKMRKFDTAWSLINEMRRTRSGESLVTPQTLLIMIRRYCAAHEIGKAISTFYAHKLFKFDMGMEEFHSLLSALCRYKNVKDAEHMLFCNENSFPFNTKSFNIILNGWCNILGNPREAKRIWREMDERGIVRDAISYSSILSCFSKANKLNEVLKLFNQMKALDIAPDRKVYNAVIHALAKGRLVKDAHNLLITMEENGIAPNAVTYNSLIKPICRAHQLDEAREVFSEMLQRGLSPTVRTYHAFFRILRSAQEVFALLQNMKKMGCCPNNDTYIMLIRKFCRWRQLDNVHRLWGEMSQMSQNGGPDRSSYIALIYGLFLNGELEEAHKYYKEMKAKQYLPEPKLDEMLQSWALGKQITNRQMIDSRDNQLELSHLDNKSRVTSTKFDKQSVSY, from the coding sequence ATGATGTGGGGAGGTTTCAGAAGAAGGTTTACTAAAACCATTTTATCTGTTAAGCTTAGGGCCGCGGATGTCAATCCAAAATCTGTCAATCCAATCCAGTTTCAGTTCCAATGTGCTAACTCTATTGCTGCCTTGAACTTGACCCCTTGTAGTGCTACTGGGATTGTTACAAGCCCTTTGAGATCTCCTCTCTTTgcaatctctctctcatcttttagCTCCTtgataaatgaaaatcaaattgctGCATCATTTAAATCATATGACCAGAGTGAGGTTGATGACAATACCGAAGCTAGTGAAGATGATTGTAGTGATGACGGCCTGGATGTGAAATTTGGCCAGGATATAGCAATAGTTTTGAAGATCTTACAGGAACCAGGAAGAAGGATTTTTAAAGTGAGAAACAGGCTAGAGCAGTGTAGTATCACTGCCTCCTATGAGTTGGTTGTGGAGGTTCTCTCTCGGGTGCGCAATGATTGGGAAGCAGCATTCACCTTCTTTTTGTGGGCTGCAAAGCAGCCCGATTATGCACATTCCTTGCGAGCATACCACTCAATGATCTCTATTCTTGCAAAAATGAGAAAGTTTGACACTGCCTGGTCTTTGATCAATGAAATGAGGCGCACAAGGAGTGGTGAATCTCTAGTGACCCCTCAGACTTTATTGATCATGATCCGACGATATTGTGCCGCACATGAGATTGGGAAGGCTATTAGCACTTTTTATGCTCATAAGCTATTCAAATTTGATATGGGGATGGAAGAATTCCATAGCCTTCTCTCTGCTCTTTGTCGGTACAAAAATGTTAAAGATGCTGAGCATATGCTTTTCTGCAACGAAAACAGTTTCCCATTTAATACTAAGAGCTTTAACATTATTCTCAACGGCTGGTGTAATATTCTTGGCAACCCACGCGAGGCAAAGAGAATCTGGAGGGAGATGGATGAAAGAGGAATTGTGCGTGATGCTATATCATACTCAAGTATCCTTTCTTGCTTTTCAAAAGCCAATAAGCTCAATGAGGTGCTTAAGCTTTTCAATCAGATGAAGGCACTTGATATTGCTCCAGATAGGAAAGTTTACAATGCAGTCATCCATGCTCTTGCTAAAGGCAGGCTTGTGAAGGATGCTCACAATCTCTTGATAACAATGGAAGAAAATGGCATTGCTCCAAATGCTGTTACTTATAACTCGTTGATCAAGCCTATCTGTAGGGCTCACCAATTAGACGAAGCCCGAGAGGTGTTCAGTGAAATGTTGCAGCGTGGCCTGTCCCCAACTGTTCGGACATACCATGCCTTCTTTCGTATTTTAAGGTCAGCGCAGGAAGTCTTTGCACTCTTACAGAACATGAAAAAGATGGGCTGCTGTCCAAACAATGATACTTACATAATGTTGATTAGAAAGTTCTGTCGATGGCGCCAGCTTGACAATGTCCACAGGCTGTGGGGTGAGATGAGCCAGATGAGCCAAAATGGTGGCCCTGACCGGAGCTCATACATTGCATTGATATATGGGTTATTTTTGAATGGAGAGTTGGAGGAAGCACACAAATATTACAAAGAGATGAAAGCGAAACAATATTTGCCAGAACCAAAGTTAGATGAGATGCTTCAGTCTTGGGCTTTGGGCAAACAAATTACAAACCGCCAGATGATAGATTCAAGAGACAATCAGTTGGAGCTTAGTCATCTAGACAACAAAAGCAGGGTTACTTCTACAAAATTTGATAAGCAAAGTGTGTCTTACTAA
- the LOC127812837 gene encoding mitogen-activated protein kinase kinase kinase 20-like, translating into MLPKTTNDKAPKSKLSSCFIAVLFVLVGKSERVYWEARMQWSRGEKLGSGASGTVYVAYVLQDQCTIKNGLPSNVMAVKSAEVERAGLLLKEKKLLARFQSCGSLADQVESLGRGLSEDEVRKHTQSILKEDAKIADLGSTKKDGNTLKQKQGKPSLRGTPMYTAVESILQQDYQPETDIWALGYTVLQLITKKEPWKREPGMASAALIFRIAFTDKVPQIPCDDLMSSKAEDFLNRCLVKDLKSRWTADKLLGHPFLSATKGIQEQSNKKAQAVPEGEKASHSSFMSQSSLGQTL; encoded by the exons atgcttCCTAAAACAACTAATGATAAAGCTCCCAAATCAAAGCTTAGTTCTTGTTTCATCGCCGTCTTGTTTGTACTAGTAGGGAAGAGTGAGCGAGTTTATTGGGAAGCAAGGATGCAGTGGAGCAGAGGGGAAAAGCTGGGAAGTGGTGCTTCCGGGACGGTGTACGTGGCCTATGTCCTGCAAGATCAATGTACCATCAAGAACGGCCTTCCTTCTAATGTCATGGCCGTCAAATCTGCGGAAGTTGAGAGGGCCGGCTTGCTTTTGAAGGAGAAAAAACTGCTGGCTCGCTTCCAATCTT GTGGTAGTTTGGCCGATCAGGTTGAGAGTTTGGGTAGAGGGTTGTCCGAGGATGAAGTCCGAAAGCACACTCAGTCTATTTTGAAGG AAGATGCCAAGATCGCCGATCTTGGGTCAACAAAGAAGGATGGAAACACACTGAAGCAGAAGCAAGGCAAGCCGAGCCTTAGGGGTACGCCTATGTACACGGCAGTGGAGTCCATCCTCCAGCAGGACTATCAGCCCGAGACAGATATTTGGGCCCTTGGCTATACCGTTTTGCAGCTCATCACCAAGAAGGAGCCCTGGAAGCGTGAGCCAGGTATGGCATCTGCGGCTTTGATATTTAGGATTGCCTTCACCGACAAAGTTCCACAAATTCCTTGCGACGACTTGATGTCTTCTAAAGCCGAAGATTTTCTAAACAGGTGCTTGGTTAAGGATCTCAAGTCCAGGTGGACCGCTGACAAGCTCTTGGGCCATCCCTTTCTTTCGGCTACCAAGGGAATTCAAGAGCAATCAAACAAGAAAGCACAGGCTGTACCTGAAGGTGAGAAAGCATCGCATAGCTCGTTCATGTCCCAGAGTTCATTAGGCCAAACTTTATAG
- the LOC127813383 gene encoding uncharacterized protein LOC127813383 isoform X2, with protein MRRLPHEYLIIWGPIKLGTVPLCKGPLSSRPRPPPLQTWLAPALLHLSLSLAALPSLSVAPSLLASPSLSPLAARLRRPCSVDRRSLPLSRSIDRPRRLASPSLPVARSPSLAASLSPSPARRRGGWLAALAVLRLASCLLPLAPSLAVGPPLYGNFFTTIITICELEVIRSRQRTWILALVKPRWPTKHGF; from the exons ATGAGGCGGTTGCCccatgaatatttgattatttggggGCCCATAAAATTGGGAACCGTCCCTCTTTGCAAGGGCCCACTGTCCAGCCGCCCACGCCCTCCCCCTCTGCAAACCTGGCTCGCCCCTGCCCTTCTCCATCTCTCGCTTTCGCTCGCTGCCCTGCCCAGCCTCTCTGTCGCTCCGTCACTCCTGgcttcgccctcgctctcgcctctcgctgctcgCCTGCGACGTCCCTGCTCCGTCGACcgtcgctcgctgcctctctcccGCTCCATCGATCGCCCTCGCCGGCTCGCCTCGCCCTCGTTGCCGGTGGCTCGCTCTCcgtcgctcgctgcctctctctcgccctcgccgGCTCGCCGTCGTGGAGGGTGGCTCGCTGCTCTTGCCGTCTTGCGTCTTGCGTCTTGCCTCTTGCCTCTTGCTCCGTCGCTCGCTGTCGGCCCGCCACTATATGGTAATTTT TTCACGACCATAATCACAATATGCGAACTAGAGGTTATCCGAAGTCGTCAAAGAACCTGGATTCTAGCACTGGTAAAGCCGAGATGGCCAACAAAGCATGGTTTTTGA
- the LOC127813383 gene encoding uncharacterized protein LOC127813383 isoform X1, which yields MRRLPHEYLIIWGPIKLGTVPLCKGPLSSRPRPPPLQTWLAPALLHLSLSLAALPSLSVAPSLLASPSLSPLAARLRRPCSVDRRSLPLSRSIDRPRRLASPSLPVARSPSLAASLSPSPARRRGGWLAALAVLRLASCLLPLAPSLAVGPPLYVHDHNHNMRTRGYPKSSKNLDSSTGKAEMANKAWFLNHC from the exons ATGAGGCGGTTGCCccatgaatatttgattatttggggGCCCATAAAATTGGGAACCGTCCCTCTTTGCAAGGGCCCACTGTCCAGCCGCCCACGCCCTCCCCCTCTGCAAACCTGGCTCGCCCCTGCCCTTCTCCATCTCTCGCTTTCGCTCGCTGCCCTGCCCAGCCTCTCTGTCGCTCCGTCACTCCTGgcttcgccctcgctctcgcctctcgctgctcgCCTGCGACGTCCCTGCTCCGTCGACcgtcgctcgctgcctctctcccGCTCCATCGATCGCCCTCGCCGGCTCGCCTCGCCCTCGTTGCCGGTGGCTCGCTCTCcgtcgctcgctgcctctctctcgccctcgccgGCTCGCCGTCGTGGAGGGTGGCTCGCTGCTCTTGCCGTCTTGCGTCTTGCGTCTTGCCTCTTGCCTCTTGCTCCGTCGCTCGCTGTCGGCCCGCCACTATATG TTCACGACCATAATCACAATATGCGAACTAGAGGTTATCCGAAGTCGTCAAAGAACCTGGATTCTAGCACTGGTAAAGCCGAGATGGCCAACAAAGCATGGTTTTTGAATCATTGCTAG